CGGTATTTCTTCGTTGTGTGTTCATTCTTATACTTACCTTTATAGGGTGGTTCACGGTGGAGGTTCAAAACTATATGTTCATGATActgagaaataaataaaacaataatgtATAAGATGCTTGAttgtattaaatttaaatttaaatatattaaattacatGTAATTTTCAATTATTTCATTTGGGGTAACTTTCATTTTAATATAATTGTCATTTATTGTGTTAATATGCTCTGCTGGTTTATCATTTTGAGCAGGCGGTGTTAGAGACGCTGAAGATCAATTCGAGATATGGTGACATATGAATAAAGCGCGTGAGCTGTTTGAAGAAATGCCGTAGAGAGATAGTGTTTCATTATCTTCTATGATTTCGGGTTATCTTCTGTGTTTCATTATGTAATTATGTGTTTTTACTTTCTATGAATCTTGTATTTTAAACACATATCCCTGGTTTGCGGCGGGACTAAGAGCATTGGAACTGCTACTTAAGTGGATGGCTTCTAATCTAGCCTTGCAAGTATTTATTTACTATGGAGATTTTTCAAAGGAAGATATGTACAAGGTTGGTactagatatttatttatttcagtgTCGTCAAATAAAAACTATAGCGTATAGCATAATTTGAACAAATCACAATTATTCCGCGATACGTTATTTGATATAAAGTACTATCAAATAGTAGCTATAGTGATACTATAGCACTTTATCATAGCAGAATTCGACGAGACTTTTATGTTTTGCGATCCACAATTGGTCATTGATTTATTTATGCATTGTTCATTTTCCCCCTTCTCCCATTGGAAATTGATAATTTAATCGTCTTTCTATATCTTTGCATATATGTCAAGGTGGTACTGAAGAGTGGGTAGAAGATCCAACAAATCAAAACATGTTGTTCACCCGCAATAGAATACGAATGGCACTGAATCATTTGTCATCTTGTAAGTTGTGTTGATGAGTATTATGATTCCGTTAATAGTATTTTAAATAATCGTTTAGTTCTTCCGGCCAACATTGTTTTCCGAGTTGTTCAAATGATGGTTTCTTACATTTTCAGTAGCATTCAAGCATAACTCCAAAGAGTGATTTCTGCATGTCAAAAAACACGTGCATGTGTCGATCAAGTTTCCCGGAGCTTGATACATCATGTTGTGATTATCAATGATGTGAGTATCACTTAACTACTTATTCTATACATTGccaatttttatgtcattttattctATGGAATTTACTCTCATTCTGGGATTGTGATTAAATTTGCAGCATGGATAGGTCGCTATTGATTTACAGATTCTTTGTCCTTCAAAAATTGAGGACATAtgcttatgaaatttctttccaaaGAGTGATTTATGCATGTCAAAAAACACGTGCATGTGTCGATCAAGTTTCCCGGAGCTTGATACATCATGTTGTGATTATCAATGATGTGAGTATCACTTAATTACTTATTCTATACATTGccaatttttatgtcattttattctATGGAATTTACTCTCATTCTGGGATTGTGATTAAATTTGCAGCATGGATAGGTCGCTATTGATTTACAGATTCTTTGTCCTTCAAAAATTGAGGACATAtgcttatgaaatttctttcctcgGTCTTGCAGTACCCTTCTGATCTTACATATGAATATTTGCATGTGCATGTTCTTCTAATCATAATAATGCTTTGCTGTTAGTTTTGATGCGGTTTTGGTTTAAGTGCAGGTTGATTTATTTGCACGGTTCGGTTTGACTCGATGTATAAACCGGTTTGTATTGATGAGTTTCCTGGTTTGGTTTTGGTAAGGAACCAGTTTGTAatgatatattgatgatttaattttatcattttccCCTTTCTGAATCACATCTTGTCGGTTAATTGTAGCTAAGATCGGTAAGGTGATTCAATATATATGTAATGTTTATGTGTGTATTTGTATATGTATTCCAAGTGTTTGACAATATGTTCGACCCATGAGAATTTCTAGGAGTTGGGTGTGTTTGAATACGGATGGCTTCATTGAGTTTGCATCGCCATATCGTTTTAATAATagttgttgacttttttggttgaAATGATTAAAAAGTTGTTGGAATGATTGGAAAAGACGCAAAGGCGGGAGGGAAGGGTAATGGAAAGCAGGCTGCAAGTGGAAGTGATGAGAATGCTTCTAAGGGTAAAGGAAAAGGTGGGAAAGCTGCAGATGGCCTTGGTTCTTGTACCTATGTCAAAGGTAGAAAAGTTTTCCTATTTTCAAGCACCATTGTAACCATTTATGATCAGTTTCTTTCTTTGTAATTGACTTGAAATGATATTTATTTCTAGATTTTTCCTTAACACAACAAGGAGTGTCTTATGTGAGAAACAAGGTAAGATTAATGAAGCCTACAAGAAGTTGCAGGATGGTCGGCTTAGCAACGGATATAAGGTTCCTCCGACAGAATTTGCAAAGGTATATACACAACTTTTACGGTAAGAAAAAATGTATGTCAATTTGTTGGATGGAATGATAAATAAGAATCAAATTTAATCTTGAGATAGAAATATTTTTGTCTATTCAATTGTTTATGACTGATAATAATTTATCGACCTCACAGGTAGCCCAAGAATATTcttgaatcaatacaattattaGGATCTAGATATTACAATTGTAGATTATAGCACAATGAATGTGAGTTAATTTAAGAGTTGTTCATATAAACACTTCTAGATTAGTAGTTTGCATATCATCCATTTCAGTATTTTAGTAATTGAAATCGATTGATGCATGTCGGGAGCAATGGTTATCTCAAGGTAttgtgaaatgaaaatggatgttTATGTTAATCTAATGAATTACAATTAGCCTACGCTATCTAAGATGAGAAAGCTTGGTTGTTGTTGGATTTTGGAAAGAAAAAACTAGCTTTCATAATGTAATTAGCTATTACAATAAAGATTAGTATTGTTAACTTTGTTGCACTATCTAAGCACCCTATTCTTGTATGTCAAATAATATATGTTCAATCATGGATGCAGGAAGGTAACTCTGTGTTCCTTCTTTTTCCCGTGTaacaaaattgatttttgttGCAACTATAACTATGTATTTTAGTAGAAAAAGTTATATTGCTCATCTTAGTCATTAACGGGAAGAGTAGTCTTAGACTAATAGACCCAGGTATTGGGTgcatttctttaatatttttggtTCCTAGAATAATTTTTGAGTGTTGATGGATCTTGTGGGCAGCACATAGAATCCTAAAAAAACATGTCAATTATCAGGTGCTTTGCTCTTCTCATCGATAATATTTTCCTTCTTATATACGTTTTCTAGCCGCAACTGATATTAGCACCATTTGATAGTGTAATTTAGATTCATATATTTCAGTTtcctatttattttgtttaacaaTTTTGCATTATGCTAACTGTTTTTTTCTCACTAAATAGGAAAAACCTTTGCCTCCTTAGCTGAGAGATATGCAGTTGTGACAGATGAAGTTGTAAGTATCTCTTTTTAGCACTATTTCTTAATGGAAGAGTTAATATAACAGTGATTGAAAAGATGTTGGTAGAAATTTATTTGCTCATAGTTTAAGAATAACAGAAAGAAAAGGATAACATCGACTCGTGAGAACTATCTGTATGAAAGATGCACATTTCATGCTAAGATTATAAAAGTCATATATATTAAGTGACTGACTTGTATGATTTGGCAGGCGTCACTGCAATATGTAGATAGGCTTGATTTTAGTGTCTCAGAGAGTGATGTCAAACCGATCAGAGTTTGATTTACTAACGAGTAAAGGTCTCTCCTTTTGACGAGAATGATGCATCTAATCAATGTCTCTGCCTCAGCAGTCCATAGGGATCAACTTCCACTTCTCTATCATTTTGGCTATTAacatgattgttgtaaagtaaTATATATCCATTATTATGAATACAATACCTAAATAAATTGTTGGATTTGGATTGGTCACAAATTCAGAATGAGTACATCAATAATTGTTGGATTGAGATCAGACATTGTTGAAAgcatataatttttgtttttaattttaagaatTTTGAAATACCAAACTTGAAATATGGACTGTCCAATCTCGAACCAACTGCTACTGATGTGTTGATTGCGAGAATACTTTGAACTTATAACTGCAGCAAATCCAAATCAAAAGTTGTGGACTGTACCCGAAGGAAAAGTGCTTGAATAGTTAAGTATTGGCAAGATCTTGAACTCGAAATTGATATATGAATTAGTTTATCTGGTTGGTGCATCAGGTTATATGTCTCCATAATGTTGAGATTTTAACATGAAAAAAAGTCTTTATGCAAAGGAAACAGTTACAAACATAGTATTGTATAACtgccaattaaaaaagaaatgtttGACACACATTTAGGAATTATAGTGTTAAGTCTCTCTCTTATAAAGTGATTTTAGAAAGTTGTTGAACAATTAATAGAATCTTTTAAAGATATAAGAATTTAACTACAAGTTTAACAAAGAAATAGAGAGTCCTAAAATAATAAACAGCATGaaattattgaaaattaaaagtAATTGAATTGAATTCAATATCAAATAActtattatcttttaaaaaattaatagacTTTAAATGACATATCTTTATCACGAAAATATCTTTATCAATTTTCAAATCTAGAAATTATTACATTAAaataagtaaatgatttatttattaaatttatgttTATATTAAATTAGTGTTTattaaatgatttatttattaaatttatgtttatatttataaaaaatgttagGAATAATTTCTAATATTCGTgcttatattaaatttatatttttttttttttacatttgtcAATATGCAGTAAGGCAAGGGTGGACAAAATCGATTAAACAGGTAGTAAAAAAAAAGTAAACGGGTGGGTTAAAACGGGTTGTTTGGTTTTCGGATAAACATTGTTGGGTATATATGAACAAAGATGGTCGAGTTCAGATGAATAAACTAAATTCGTGACAAACTTAAACCAACTGACATTTTACGTAATATCaacctttattaaaaaaaaccaactatactattttatattttctttgtaGAATGGATTGGAccactttaataagatttcttattaatactactaaattatttaatatataaaaatatgaaagttatatatatagatatatattaatgatattttttaaagattattaaataaaataaatctattaaatctATTGACCGTTtttccttaaaaaatatttataaataactaTGGATGTTAATAATAAGAGAAAGTGcacatattttatataaattaaaatttttaattatatatttaataaaatattaaatattgacATGAAAAAGTGAATTACTAAtacaaatatgaaaaaaaaaaatatcttaaCAGGGGTCACACAAAAAATAGAACATGGTAGATATTGTGTATGGCACGGGTCAAAATCATTGATCTGCCTCACAAATAAAATGAGGTTGGGGTGGGGAGGCCCACGACCACTtcacttttaaaattaaaaaagtataaaaatttatattaaataataataatagaaatatgaaattattaatcaaactattaaataataacgggaacatgaacttattaatcataatattaaatgataacgggaacacgaagttattgatgaaaatattgaataataacggaaataCGAAGTTacgatcaaaatattaaataagctTAAAaacaaatttactattgattcaaatatttttataaataatgacCGAACATAAACGATGttgttgattcaaatatttttatatataaaaattatagacaccgatttattatttttttaaaaaaataataaactttgtttgtaaatttttttgtctttctattattttatttttactacattttaaaaataaatgtgtgTATCATACCAGTACTCGTGTGTACGCACGAGTAACATAGCAATACCGTGTGAAAGCACGGGTAATCAGACCAAAATTCATCTGAACACATGGATAACATAGTAGTACCGTGTGAATGCACGGATAAACAATCCAAAATCCATGTGGAATAAAAAGCAATAATCTGGGATGAATTATGATAGTGATGGTAGTTGGATACCAACTTGTATGATAAGTATacatagaaattaattattaataattatttgtataattgatgcatatatataaaaaatgcacACTTCATAGATATTTAAacgtgtttataaaaatatatgtcatTTTAGTTACATTTCTAAGTATTTTTGTTAAACGctcttattgatctaaatatttttatgggtacgagacatttttttatacattcaattattattttttcacgggtaccagatatttttctatatatattcaattattattttttcacgggtaccagattttttactatacattcaattattaattttttccggatatcaaacatttttctattaaaaaatatatatctgaaaaaaatgcgcgtcccgtaccagaacccgtgcgaacgcacgggtttgttactagtttcttatgaacttcagtttctgatgaagtgttgaagtaattgccccagcctcatgaatccactggcgacctagcaaacaactgtattgtgctggaatatccataacttggaaagtgattttgaacgtctgaggtccaatagttatgggaagattcacttctccaaaaactgacttccttgatccatcaaatgctttgacgatgacatgactttttctcaaTGGGTAATCTtcaaaagataatcttgacaatgttgatttaggcatgacgttgagagaggatccgttgtctattaggactcctgtgagtacatcacccatgcagccaactgagatgtgaagtggaagattatggtccactccttcttcaggaagatcttcgtcacagaaactgaggttagttccggcggagatgttggcaacgatgttgttgaattggcttattgtaacgccaggttctacaaaagcttgttccaaaactttctgtagagcttccctatgagcttcagaactcaatagcagggaaaggacagaaatcctagatggagtatgtagtaattgatctacaatgttgtattcactcctctggattaacttcaagatctcatcattttctttcgcttgaacagcattggtcggatgattgtcttgcctatgtggtacttcctccgaaggtttctccacattttctgttgttctgttgaagactcgtccacttctggtgactcgactaacatcagcaatgttgacaacagatggtaatggtatttccttaccattttcaatgaaagtagcattgtacttgtatggtatagccttgctggactcatacggtacaggacctggtaagtagatgactagcggagcaattgctgtcttcctgctatcatactcaacttgcattggttcaacttgattaatttgaggagatacggtaaagacttcgtcatcttctctgttggcaagaacagtaatggtattgtcatccatcagcttttgaatgtcttTGCGAATACGCaagcatcctcgtgaatttcttcgacagatttcgcatctactgtaagcgtggaaatctgttccaaagtaggcaagtccatttaaagttttatggaacctgactaccgatccttcgaggtcttcaactttgtagattttgtattctcctggacatccttgaaccatgttgatgtcatgttcagttctgacttggatatgttgaatccatcccaagtccatttgttcttgtaatgcggcttgaactacggcacatccttgattattctttggacaaatttcacatgtgaagtagttgtgaggtggtacatgaccgtaccca
The Vicia villosa cultivar HV-30 ecotype Madison, WI linkage group LG6, Vvil1.0, whole genome shotgun sequence genome window above contains:
- the LOC131614591 gene encoding uncharacterized protein LOC131614591, which codes for MVSTMIHPPYSTIENDFVMKIGEIVDTDNMTLEAEKSSGSGLFIPAKRGGSQSDATATEPSIAVVGMIGKDAKAGGKGNGKQAASGSDENASKGKGKGGKAADGLGSCTYVKGRKVFLFSSTIVTIYDHVLCEKQGKINEAYKKLQDGRLSNGYKVPPTEFAKVAQEYS